The following are from one region of the Cetobacterium somerae genome:
- the mreC gene encoding rod shape-determining protein MreC, whose translation MKIGKKKSKVLNIIYVFIILMVVVFFAKDVFMYTMTEIEELFLPLQSRIYFLGKKAKESTESVINYKELLSENSKLKHTLAEKSLIEEKNQRLLEENDRLRELLDMKDRFKFKFKVGKISFQQTREMYESFAINIGEVDGIQKNMPVLFNESLIGKVEKVFKNYSVVQMITFQDSIVSANAVNDTVGIIKGNRSDELIFEPVSFHEAQLAVGDKVYTSGISDIYPKGLYIGEICEIKKKYENNLEYLVKLPFNITDMNEIIVLTEVDR comes from the coding sequence ATGAAAATAGGAAAGAAAAAAAGTAAAGTATTAAACATTATATATGTTTTTATAATTTTAATGGTTGTAGTTTTCTTTGCTAAAGACGTATTTATGTATACAATGACAGAGATTGAAGAGCTTTTTTTACCTCTTCAATCTCGTATATATTTTTTAGGTAAAAAAGCTAAAGAGAGCACAGAGAGTGTTATAAATTATAAAGAGTTATTAAGTGAAAATAGTAAATTAAAACATACCTTAGCTGAAAAGTCTTTAATTGAAGAGAAAAATCAAAGATTATTGGAAGAGAATGATAGGTTAAGAGAACTACTTGATATGAAAGATCGTTTTAAATTTAAGTTTAAAGTTGGAAAAATAAGTTTTCAACAAACAAGGGAAATGTATGAAAGTTTTGCTATAAATATTGGTGAGGTAGATGGAATACAAAAGAATATGCCTGTGTTGTTTAATGAGTCTTTAATTGGAAAAGTAGAAAAAGTATTTAAAAATTATTCTGTTGTTCAAATGATAACTTTTCAAGATTCAATTGTTAGTGCAAATGCTGTAAACGATACGGTTGGAATAATAAAGGGAAATAGAAGTGATGAACTTATTTTTGAGCCAGTATCATTTCATGAAGCACAGTTAGCTGTAGGTGATAAAGTATATACTTCAGGTATTAGTGATATTTATCCAAAAGGATTATATATAGGTGAAATTTGTGAAATAAAGAAAAAATATGAAAATAATTTGGAGTATTTAGTTAAGTTGCCGTTTAACATAACAGATATGAATGAAATAATAGTTCTTACAGAGGTGGATAGATGA